From a region of the Citricoccus muralis genome:
- a CDS encoding cytoplasmic protein, with amino-acid sequence MSQDPTETDGDLYATIFENEKVRVLEYRDTPGTRTHKHHHGDSLMVTLSDFQREITVAGSTRPVPLAANQVQWLPAQDHVGHNVGTTDTHVLFVELK; translated from the coding sequence ATGAGTCAAGATCCGACTGAGACCGACGGTGACCTCTACGCCACCATCTTCGAGAACGAGAAAGTGCGGGTCCTCGAGTACCGGGATACGCCGGGCACCCGGACCCACAAACACCACCACGGCGACAGCCTGATGGTCACACTCAGCGACTTCCAGCGGGAGATCACCGTGGCCGGGTCCACTCGTCCGGTGCCGCTCGCCGCGAACCAGGTGCAGTGGCTGCCAGCCCAGGACCACGTGGGCCACAATGTGGGGACCACGGACACGCACGTGTTGTTCGTCGAGCTGAAGTAG